CCCTCTGTTGTTGCCTTTACCGGAGGGACAGAGCCTGTGATAGGACACACTGCCAACAGACAGCGCGTACTGAACCCTAAGAAAACCGTCTATTCTGTAAAGCGATTCATAGGAAGGCGGGGCTCTGATATTAAGGATGAGGACATGTTTGTCTCATATCCTGTTGCCGGCAGCGGGGATGAACCTGTCAGCATCGTGGTTGACGATAAGCGCTATCTTCCTGAAGAAATTTCCGCCTTTGTATTGCGTAAACTCAAAAAGGATGCCGAACGCTTTCTTGGCGATACGGTAGACCGTGCGGTAATAACTGTCCCTGCATACTTCAATGATGCCCAGCGTAATGCAACAAAAAAGGCCGGTGAGCTTGCCGGACTCAAGGTAGAGCGGATCATTAATGAGCCGACTGCAGCAAGCCTTGCGTATGGCGTTGACAAGCGACTAAACTCAACAATCGGGGTTTATGACCTTGGCGGAGGAACCTTTGATATTTCCATCCTGGAAATAAAAAACGGCGTCTTTCAGGTCTTATCTACCTGCGGTAACACACGGCTTGGAGGAGACGACATAGACCGTCGTCTGATAGATTTCCTGCTTAGCCATATAGCCGCCGGCGGCGGCGGTGACCAGTCAGGTGATCTGATGGTTTTAAGCAGGATCAGGGAAGAGGCTGAAAAGGCAAAGTGTGCATTATCCTTCCAGGAGGAAGTTGAAATATACATGCCATTCCTGACCTCATCGTTCAGCTTTAAATATAAACTGACCAGAGAGGAATTTGAGGGGCTTGTCAGCGATATCATTGACCGGACAAGAAAACCATGCCTGCAGGCAATGATGGATGCCAAACTGACACGGGATGATATTGACGAGGTCATACTTGTCGGCGGTTCAACGAGGATTCCATTGGTTCAACAGCGGGTCGAAGAAATCTTCGGAAAAAAACCCAACCGGTCTATTAATCCTGACGAGGCTGTGGCATTGGGGGCCGCCATCCAGGCCAGTGTCATGTCAGGCCTGATATCAAATCTTTTACTGCTTGATGTTACACCGCTTTCTCTGGGTATTGAGACCTACGGCGGCTTCATGAATGTCATAATTCCAAGAAATACAACTATACCTACAAGGGCCGGAGAGCTCTTTACTACAGCAGTGGATAACCAGTCTGCAGTAACGATACAAATACTTCAGGGTGAGCGTCAAATGGCTTCTGATAACTGGTCACTCGGGACTTTTGCTCTCGAGGACATTAAACCTGCTCCCGCAGGTGTTCCCAGGATAGGGGTCCAGTTTACCATTGATGCAGATGGGATCCTCCATGTGCTCGCAAGGGATGTCAATACAGGGAAGGAAAAGGCTGTTCACATGAAGTCCACGATTGATGTACCGCAGGAAAAGATCGAAAAGATGGTCAGGGATTCAATAGAACATAGGAAAGAGGATGCTGCCAGGAAAGAACTGTTTGATGCAAAGACGGAGGCGGATAAGGTGCTTTCTGCAACAAGGAAGGCGCTCGATAAATGCAGTCATTTATTGACAGAGGAAGAAAAATCTTTGATTGACGGGACGATCAACAAGACTGAGGCAGCCATAAACAGTAACGATACAACAGGAATTAAAGAATCCACAACTGAATTAAATCAGGCAACAGAGCATTTAGCGACGCTGCTACTTGGGGAAACGGCCAAAGAGGTGGTGGAGAAAAAAGCAGGAAACAAATAAATGTTTCTTTGCA
This genomic interval from Nitrospirota bacterium contains the following:
- the dnaK gene encoding molecular chaperone DnaK; this translates as MGRIIGIDLGTTNSVVAIIEGGKPVVIEDADRQRLTPSVVAFTGGTEPVIGHTANRQRVLNPKKTVYSVKRFIGRRGSDIKDEDMFVSYPVAGSGDEPVSIVVDDKRYLPEEISAFVLRKLKKDAERFLGDTVDRAVITVPAYFNDAQRNATKKAGELAGLKVERIINEPTAASLAYGVDKRLNSTIGVYDLGGGTFDISILEIKNGVFQVLSTCGNTRLGGDDIDRRLIDFLLSHIAAGGGGDQSGDLMVLSRIREEAEKAKCALSFQEEVEIYMPFLTSSFSFKYKLTREEFEGLVSDIIDRTRKPCLQAMMDAKLTRDDIDEVILVGGSTRIPLVQQRVEEIFGKKPNRSINPDEAVALGAAIQASVMSGLISNLLLLDVTPLSLGIETYGGFMNVIIPRNTTIPTRAGELFTTAVDNQSAVTIQILQGERQMASDNWSLGTFALEDIKPAPAGVPRIGVQFTIDADGILHVLARDVNTGKEKAVHMKSTIDVPQEKIEKMVRDSIEHRKEDAARKELFDAKTEADKVLSATRKALDKCSHLLTEEEKSLIDGTINKTEAAINSNDTTGIKESTTELNQATEHLATLLLGETAKEVVEKKAGNK